In the Chloroflexia bacterium SDU3-3 genome, one interval contains:
- a CDS encoding hybrid sensor histidine kinase/response regulator: MDLSVFHNQFRDETADNVRIVHTGIMALDEQNLSADDRQEQINAIFRAMHTIKGSARLLGFEVVGKIAHICENYLGEVREGKRELTRELADSLIRAGDAIIDLVNEAVDGTAASTDVAALLATLSSEGKEATPEQATPAAPAEQAAQPIAAAAQPAPAPAPQAPAAEPPTPAEDSPRRQRPTARQTVRVRVDRLDRLLNLAGELAVGQQTQAIQLTALDDLRDQVSQQQRALISLERELRQMRFSAHERMMIDRYINTVLNTGEQIGHMLKHQTERFGQHVSETKQLVEDLEQQVMAVRLLPASTAFGNLPRAVRDLARETSKEIALVLEGETTELDRKVIEALGDPLVHLIRNAADHGIESPDERERKGKPRQGTITVSARAVGSHASIAISDDGSGIDHERIRQSAVRKRLITPELAERLSDQEALELIFTPGFSTAQIITDISGRGVGMDVVRTNVIELGGQVQIESTFGQGTTITLVLPLTLVTTRVLLVDVGGQMFALPAAACHGTMWIYPDNVRTIEGRAIIQYEGVYAPILRLADLLDVEGAMAFPASHRTPAVIIGTAQRPLALLVDRLLDEREAVIKPMGPLMEQQRRYSGAIQFGDGRLLLLLNPTVLAQVARGMALVTRVAEHNAATRSYRLLVADDSFTTRELISSILQSAGYEVSTAVDGLDALDKLRSGPYDLVVSDVEMPRVDGFQLTSRIRQELGMGDLPVIIVTSLASENYRRRGLEVGAQAYIVKSQFDQSNLLETIRQLLGN; the protein is encoded by the coding sequence ATGGATCTCTCCGTCTTCCACAACCAGTTCCGCGACGAAACCGCCGATAACGTCCGGATTGTCCATACGGGCATCATGGCGTTGGACGAGCAGAACCTCTCGGCGGATGATCGCCAGGAGCAGATCAACGCGATCTTTCGCGCCATGCACACGATCAAAGGCTCGGCGCGGTTGCTCGGCTTCGAGGTTGTCGGAAAGATAGCCCATATCTGCGAGAACTACCTGGGCGAGGTGCGCGAGGGCAAGCGCGAGCTGACCCGCGAGCTTGCCGACAGCCTCATCCGCGCTGGCGATGCGATCATCGACCTCGTAAACGAGGCCGTGGATGGCACGGCCGCCAGCACCGATGTGGCCGCCCTGCTGGCCACGCTCAGCAGCGAGGGCAAAGAGGCCACGCCCGAGCAAGCCACGCCAGCCGCGCCAGCCGAGCAGGCCGCGCAGCCCATCGCCGCTGCGGCGCAGCCTGCACCAGCGCCAGCGCCACAGGCCCCCGCCGCCGAGCCGCCCACACCAGCCGAGGACAGCCCGCGCCGACAGCGGCCAACCGCCCGGCAGACCGTGCGCGTGCGGGTCGACCGGCTCGACCGGCTGCTCAACCTGGCCGGCGAGCTAGCCGTAGGCCAGCAGACCCAGGCCATCCAGCTCACCGCGCTCGACGACCTGCGCGACCAGGTCTCGCAGCAGCAGCGCGCGCTGATCTCGCTTGAGCGCGAGCTGCGCCAGATGCGCTTCTCGGCCCACGAGCGCATGATGATCGACCGCTACATCAACACCGTGCTCAACACTGGCGAGCAGATCGGCCACATGCTGAAGCATCAGACCGAGCGATTCGGCCAGCACGTGAGCGAGACCAAACAGCTTGTCGAAGATCTGGAGCAGCAGGTGATGGCGGTGCGCTTATTGCCCGCATCCACCGCGTTTGGCAACCTGCCGCGCGCCGTGCGCGACCTCGCCCGCGAGACCAGCAAAGAGATCGCCCTGGTGCTAGAGGGCGAGACCACCGAGCTTGACCGCAAGGTCATCGAGGCCCTGGGCGACCCGCTGGTGCACCTGATCCGCAACGCCGCCGACCACGGTATCGAATCGCCCGACGAGCGCGAGCGCAAGGGCAAGCCGCGCCAGGGCACAATCACCGTCAGCGCCCGCGCCGTCGGCTCGCACGCCTCGATCGCGATCAGCGACGACGGCAGCGGCATCGACCACGAGCGCATCCGGCAGAGCGCGGTGCGCAAGCGCCTGATCACCCCCGAGCTCGCCGAGCGGCTGAGCGATCAGGAGGCCCTTGAGCTCATCTTCACCCCTGGGTTCAGCACCGCCCAGATCATCACCGACATCTCGGGCCGGGGCGTGGGCATGGATGTGGTGCGCACCAACGTGATCGAGCTGGGCGGCCAGGTGCAGATCGAGTCGACCTTCGGCCAGGGCACCACTATCACCCTTGTGCTGCCGCTGACGCTTGTGACCACCCGCGTGCTGCTGGTGGATGTGGGTGGCCAGATGTTCGCCCTGCCCGCCGCAGCCTGCCATGGGACCATGTGGATCTACCCCGACAATGTGCGCACCATCGAAGGCCGCGCCATTATCCAGTACGAGGGCGTCTACGCGCCGATCCTGCGCCTAGCCGATCTGCTCGATGTCGAGGGGGCCATGGCCTTCCCCGCATCGCACCGCACGCCCGCTGTGATCATCGGCACGGCCCAGCGCCCGCTGGCCCTGCTGGTCGACCGCCTGCTCGACGAGCGCGAGGCCGTGATCAAGCCCATGGGGCCGCTGATGGAGCAGCAGCGGCGCTACAGCGGCGCCATCCAGTTCGGCGACGGGCGGCTGCTGCTGCTGCTGAACCCCACGGTGCTGGCCCAGGTGGCGCGCGGCATGGCCCTGGTCACCCGCGTGGCCGAGCACAACGCCGCCACGCGCAGCTACCGGCTGCTGGTGGCCGACGACTCGTTCACCACCCGCGAGCTGATCAGCAGCATCCTCCAGTCGGCAGGCTACGAGGTGTCCACCGCGGTGGATGGACTCGATGCCCTTGACAAACTTCGTAGCGGTCCCTACGATCTGGTAGTAAGCGATGTCGAAATGCCGCGCGTCGATGGATTCCAGCTCACCAGCCGCATCCGCCAGGAGCTAGGCATGGGCGATCTGCCCGTGATCATCGTCACCAGCCTCGCATCGGAAAACTACCGACGGCGGGGGCTAGAGGTAGGCGCACAGGCCTACATTGTCAAAAGCCAGTTTGATCAAAGCAACTTGCTCGAGACGATCCGGCAACTTCTTGGAAACTAG
- a CDS encoding methyl-accepting chemotaxis protein, with translation MESFGWILELVSFIGGGILIIVNLLMQLDSKINWYIGGAIVLTTILWLGVRFLVAQKKHQASFYFFLYGTLAYISLLVYVFGGVTRMMPLAYVIPVLVAGLFGRSRDGVWIFLASSGCYAALTLAEILLHPSLHPETSGPVMLQPSSLYIMAIIEFLVIGAMMAYLSYLWSRSTKLFLVQLGEQSEALFGSNDKLLQKNIQQIEVGNELSAAAAELLAASHQQASGATEQASAVSQISTTIEELGATARQVAIAAEQVAQAAQQTLENLSEGQSAVDSGIQAIERIRSRMSDITQRVLGLGERSQQIGEIIDLINDLSDETHLLALNAAIEAAGAGEHGRRFAVVAAEVKSLANRALAAAKEVKGVIAEIQQATNAAVLAAEEGVKEVERGAEQSHNAGHVMDAIVMVAERTAQSASEISLATAQQQSASEQIVETMREVAEVARQTAAGARQMAESAQMLSAIAERLHGITGNSFDPHNQLFGENGLASTGYANLSLGDNQRY, from the coding sequence ATGGAGAGCTTCGGGTGGATCCTTGAGCTGGTCTCGTTCATCGGCGGCGGCATCCTGATCATCGTCAACCTGCTGATGCAGCTCGACTCTAAGATTAACTGGTACATCGGCGGGGCGATCGTGCTCACCACCATCCTCTGGCTGGGCGTGCGCTTCTTGGTGGCGCAGAAGAAGCACCAGGCCAGCTTCTACTTCTTCCTGTATGGCACCCTGGCCTATATCTCGCTGCTAGTCTACGTGTTCGGCGGCGTCACGCGCATGATGCCGCTGGCCTACGTCATCCCTGTGCTGGTGGCGGGGCTGTTTGGGCGCTCGCGCGACGGGGTGTGGATCTTCCTGGCCTCATCGGGCTGCTACGCCGCGCTCACACTCGCCGAGATCTTGCTCCACCCCAGCCTGCACCCCGAGACCAGCGGGCCAGTGATGCTGCAGCCCAGCAGCCTCTACATCATGGCGATCATCGAGTTCCTAGTGATCGGCGCGATGATGGCCTACCTCTCCTACCTCTGGTCGCGCAGCACCAAGCTCTTCCTGGTGCAGCTGGGCGAGCAGTCCGAGGCGCTGTTCGGCTCGAACGACAAGCTGCTGCAGAAGAACATCCAGCAGATCGAGGTGGGCAACGAGCTGTCTGCCGCCGCCGCCGAACTGCTGGCCGCCTCGCACCAGCAGGCCAGCGGCGCGACCGAGCAGGCCAGCGCGGTGTCGCAGATCAGCACCACGATCGAGGAGCTGGGCGCAACCGCCCGGCAGGTGGCGATCGCCGCCGAGCAGGTGGCCCAGGCCGCCCAGCAGACGCTCGAAAACCTGAGCGAGGGCCAGTCGGCGGTCGACTCGGGCATCCAGGCCATCGAGCGCATCCGCTCGCGCATGAGCGACATCACCCAGCGCGTGCTGGGGCTGGGCGAGCGCTCGCAGCAGATCGGCGAGATTATCGACCTGATCAACGACCTGTCGGATGAGACCCACCTGCTGGCGCTCAATGCCGCGATCGAGGCGGCGGGCGCAGGCGAGCACGGGCGGCGCTTCGCCGTGGTGGCCGCCGAGGTGAAGAGCCTGGCCAACCGTGCCCTGGCCGCCGCCAAAGAGGTGAAGGGCGTGATCGCCGAGATCCAGCAGGCCACCAACGCCGCCGTGCTGGCCGCCGAAGAGGGCGTGAAGGAGGTCGAGCGCGGGGCCGAGCAGTCGCATAATGCCGGCCACGTGATGGACGCAATCGTGATGGTGGCCGAGCGCACCGCCCAGAGCGCCAGCGAGATCAGCCTGGCCACCGCCCAGCAGCAGAGCGCCAGTGAGCAGATCGTCGAGACCATGCGCGAGGTGGCCGAGGTGGCCCGCCAGACCGCCGCAGGCGCGCGCCAGATGGCCGAGTCGGCCCAGATGCTCAGCGCCATCGCCGAGCGGCTGCACGGCATCACCGGCAACTCGTTCGACCCGCACAACCAGCTTTTTGGCGAAAACGGTCTAGCCTCAACTGGCTATGCCAACCTGTCTCTAGGCGACAACCAGCGCTACTAG
- a CDS encoding chemotaxis protein CheW: MSTPALEQLSTAEPRAQIGLIILELAAERYAIPSQLVREVVRFRPWTIVPGAPPTLPGIISQRGMILPIADLRPLLGLPDAELSRTARFVVLQHQEIDMALLAESVVDLAELVEDRFEPPPAALESRRGRFIQGITEFEGSPLALLDMDTITSALREGN; this comes from the coding sequence GTGTCAACCCCTGCCCTTGAGCAACTCAGCACCGCCGAGCCACGCGCCCAGATCGGCCTGATCATCCTGGAGCTTGCCGCAGAGCGCTACGCCATCCCCTCGCAGCTGGTGCGCGAGGTGGTGCGCTTCCGCCCATGGACAATCGTCCCCGGCGCGCCGCCCACCCTGCCCGGCATCATCTCGCAGCGCGGCATGATTCTGCCTATCGCCGATCTGCGTCCGCTCCTCGGGCTTCCCGACGCCGAGCTGAGCCGCACCGCCCGCTTTGTGGTGCTGCAGCACCAAGAGATCGACATGGCGCTGCTGGCCGAGTCGGTGGTCGATCTGGCCGAGCTGGTGGAAGATCGCTTCGAGCCGCCGCCAGCGGCGCTCGAGTCGCGCAGGGGGCGCTTTATCCAAGGCATCACCGAGTTCGAGGGCAGCCCGCTGGCGCTGCTCGATATGGACACCATCACCAGCGCGCTGCGCGAGGGCAACTAG
- a CDS encoding glycosyltransferase has protein sequence MKLIIQIPAYNESVTIAEVLDHIPRSIAGVDSVEVLVIDDGSTDGTADIARQHGADYVVRHVGNKGLAAAFQTGINAALRLGADIIVNTDADHQYPGSQIPLLVAPIISGEAEYVIGDRQVQTIEHFSPIKKALQHIGSSVVRWASGTDVPDTVSGFRALSREAALRMFVTTDFSYTVENIIQAGKKGLAIVTVPIRTNPTRPSRLHRGNWNFVKRQAATIVRTYATYEPLKTFSYIATALLIPGLLLLLWAAYIFIGRRLNIVTGSNDQSLLVGGVLVMLSLITFLIGLLSDRIGGMRRVLDENLYRQRKQEIELEDWRRVVTSRLEQVETAIDHVDQIEALQSSLLGRIERLESALERSTAQSEAWQHQASQQLAQIADMLQRLSAESHPRER, from the coding sequence ATGAAACTGATTATACAGATCCCGGCCTACAACGAGAGCGTGACCATCGCCGAGGTGCTTGACCATATCCCGCGCAGCATCGCAGGCGTGGATAGCGTCGAGGTGCTGGTTATCGATGATGGCAGCACCGATGGCACCGCAGACATCGCCCGCCAGCATGGTGCCGACTACGTGGTGCGCCACGTGGGTAACAAGGGCTTGGCCGCCGCCTTCCAGACCGGCATCAACGCCGCGCTGCGCCTGGGCGCCGACATCATCGTGAACACCGACGCCGACCACCAGTACCCCGGCAGCCAGATCCCGCTGCTGGTCGCGCCGATTATCAGCGGCGAGGCCGAGTATGTGATCGGCGACCGCCAGGTGCAGACGATCGAGCACTTCTCGCCGATCAAGAAGGCGCTGCAGCATATCGGCAGCAGCGTGGTGCGCTGGGCCTCGGGCACCGATGTGCCCGACACCGTCAGCGGCTTCCGCGCGCTCTCGCGCGAGGCGGCGCTGCGCATGTTCGTCACTACCGATTTCTCATACACGGTAGAGAACATCATCCAGGCGGGCAAAAAAGGTCTGGCCATCGTCACCGTGCCGATCCGCACCAACCCTACGCGCCCGTCCAGGCTGCATCGCGGCAACTGGAACTTTGTCAAGCGCCAGGCCGCCACGATCGTGCGCACCTACGCCACCTACGAGCCGCTGAAGACCTTCTCGTATATCGCCACCGCGCTGCTGATCCCCGGCCTTCTTTTGCTGCTGTGGGCGGCCTATATCTTCATCGGGCGGCGGCTCAATATCGTCACCGGCTCGAACGATCAGTCGCTGCTGGTGGGCGGCGTGCTGGTGATGCTGTCGCTGATCACCTTCCTGATCGGCCTGCTTTCCGACCGCATCGGCGGCATGCGCCGCGTGCTGGATGAGAACCTCTACCGCCAGCGCAAGCAGGAGATCGAGCTAGAAGACTGGCGGCGCGTGGTGACCAGCCGCCTGGAGCAGGTGGAGACGGCGATCGACCACGTCGACCAGATCGAGGCGCTGCAGAGCTCGCTGCTTGGCCGGATCGAGCGGCTGGAGAGCGCGCTGGAGCGCAGCACCGCGCAGAGCGAGGCTTGGCAGCACCAGGCTTCCCAGCAGCTCGCCCAGATCGCCGACATGCTCCAGCGCCTCTCGGCGGAGAGCCACCCGCGCGAGCGCTAG
- a CDS encoding death-on-curing protein, translating to MRYLSKHDLMDLHAYVMLRYGGRLGVKSQDKITTALLAPQQVMFGAEMYHDLPSKAAALAFSLLKSRPFVSGNEATALIAVLRFLALNGADLNEETQADDLAEIIRSVGQSETSKNGLESWLRQRIRPEQQEAEPPSS from the coding sequence ATGCGCTATCTTTCAAAGCACGATCTGATGGATCTGCACGCATATGTGATGCTGCGCTACGGCGGCAGGCTTGGGGTCAAAAGCCAGGACAAGATCACCACAGCGCTGCTCGCGCCCCAGCAGGTGATGTTCGGGGCCGAGATGTACCACGATCTGCCGTCCAAGGCGGCGGCGCTGGCCTTCTCGCTGCTGAAGAGCAGGCCGTTCGTCAGCGGCAACGAGGCCACCGCGCTGATCGCCGTGCTGCGCTTCCTAGCGCTGAACGGCGCAGACCTGAACGAGGAGACCCAGGCCGACGATCTAGCCGAGATCATCCGCAGCGTGGGCCAGTCGGAGACCAGCAAGAACGGCCTGGAAAGCTGGCTGCGCCAGCGCATACGGCCCGAGCAGCAAGAGGCCGAGCCGCCCAGCAGCTAG
- the lysS gene encoding lysine--tRNA ligase yields MELNELQRQRLAKLERLREQGIDPFPARAERADTIGDVLAHFDERMGRDDTVTVAGRLVGARRVMGKLAFAHIEDESGKIQLWISKADLGDEWFARFRDDLDTFDIIQVSGQLRHTKTGEASVFVTSMRVLAKSLNPPPEKWHGLQDAEARHRERYLDLIVNPEVRETFRTRAKIISEMRRFLDERGFIEVETPMLQPIYGGAAAKPFVTHHNQLDQDLYMRIATELYLKRLIVGGMGRVYEIGKNFRNEGVDRTHNPEFTAMECYQAYADYNDVMQLVEDMVRTIVQAVRGSTTLVYQGQELDFGPAWARVSIPEAILETTGVDIMKIDTLPELQAEIKTRGLRVDPKPSWGKQVDELFSEYVQPRLTQPTFVVDHPVALSPLAKRRPDNPVLTERFEPFVAGMELGNAFTELNDPIDQEQRFLDQGRAYEAGDDEAQQMDVDFINALMYGMPPTGGLGIGIDRLVMLLTDQPTIREVIAFPHLRQRS; encoded by the coding sequence ATGGAACTCAACGAACTTCAGCGCCAGCGCCTCGCCAAGCTCGAGCGGCTGCGCGAACAGGGCATCGACCCCTTCCCGGCGCGCGCCGAGCGGGCCGACACCATCGGCGACGTGCTGGCCCACTTCGACGAGCGCATGGGCCGCGACGACACAGTGACGGTGGCGGGCCGCCTAGTGGGCGCGCGCCGCGTGATGGGCAAGCTGGCCTTCGCCCACATCGAGGACGAGAGCGGCAAGATCCAGCTGTGGATCAGCAAGGCCGACCTGGGCGACGAGTGGTTCGCCCGCTTCCGCGACGACCTCGACACCTTCGATATCATCCAGGTGAGCGGGCAGCTGCGCCACACCAAGACGGGCGAGGCCTCGGTGTTTGTCACCAGCATGCGCGTGCTGGCCAAGTCGCTCAACCCGCCGCCCGAGAAGTGGCACGGCCTGCAGGATGCCGAGGCCCGCCACCGCGAGCGCTACCTTGACCTGATCGTCAACCCCGAGGTGCGCGAGACCTTCCGCACCAGGGCCAAGATCATCTCCGAGATGCGCCGCTTCCTCGACGAGCGCGGCTTTATCGAGGTCGAGACACCTATGCTGCAGCCGATCTACGGCGGCGCGGCAGCCAAGCCCTTTGTGACCCACCACAACCAGCTGGATCAAGACCTGTACATGCGCATCGCCACCGAGCTGTACCTGAAGCGCCTGATCGTGGGCGGCATGGGGCGCGTGTACGAGATCGGCAAGAACTTCCGCAACGAGGGCGTAGACCGCACCCACAACCCCGAGTTCACGGCCATGGAATGCTACCAGGCCTACGCCGACTATAATGACGTGATGCAGCTGGTGGAGGACATGGTGCGCACCATCGTACAGGCGGTGCGCGGCAGCACCACGCTGGTCTACCAGGGCCAGGAGCTGGACTTCGGCCCGGCCTGGGCCAGGGTCTCCATCCCCGAGGCCATTCTTGAGACCACCGGGGTAGACATCATGAAGATCGACACGCTGCCCGAGCTGCAGGCCGAGATCAAGACGCGCGGGCTGCGCGTGGATCCCAAGCCCAGCTGGGGCAAGCAGGTGGATGAGCTGTTCTCGGAATATGTGCAGCCCCGGCTCACCCAGCCTACCTTTGTGGTGGACCACCCGGTGGCGCTCTCGCCGCTGGCCAAGCGCCGGCCCGACAACCCCGTGCTCACCGAGCGCTTCGAGCCGTTCGTGGCCGGGATGGAGCTGGGCAACGCCTTCACCGAGCTGAACGACCCGATCGACCAGGAGCAGCGCTTCCTCGACCAGGGCCGCGCCTACGAGGCCGGCGACGACGAGGCCCAGCAGATGGATGTGGACTTCATCAACGCGCTGATGTACGGCATGCCGCCCACCGGCGGCCTGGGTATCGGCATCGACCGCCTAGTGATGCTGCTAACCGACCAGCCGACCATCCGCGAGGTGATCGCGTTCCCGCACCTGCGGCAGCGCAGCTAG
- the greA gene encoding transcription elongation factor GreA, protein MTDKPAYLTRDGRAKLEVELEELMTTGRKQVAERIGAAKELGDISESGEYEDAKNSQAHLEARIREIKSILSRAQIIEEETSSNSEIRVGSRVTVRIEGEDDEETYTIVGSTEASPRDGKISNESPIGAALLGKRVRQKVQVQTPSGVLKLTIVKIQ, encoded by the coding sequence ATGACCGACAAACCAGCATACCTAACCCGAGATGGCCGCGCAAAGCTCGAAGTCGAGCTGGAAGAGCTGATGACCACCGGACGTAAGCAGGTGGCCGAGCGTATCGGTGCCGCAAAGGAGCTGGGGGACATCTCCGAAAGCGGCGAGTACGAAGACGCCAAGAACAGCCAGGCCCACCTCGAAGCTCGCATCCGCGAGATCAAGAGCATCCTCTCGCGCGCCCAGATCATCGAGGAGGAGACATCCTCCAACAGCGAGATCCGGGTAGGATCGCGGGTGACGGTGCGCATCGAGGGCGAGGACGACGAAGAGACCTACACGATCGTCGGCAGCACCGAGGCCAGCCCCCGCGACGGCAAGATCTCGAACGAGTCGCCGATTGGGGCGGCGCTGCTGGGTAAACGCGTGCGCCAGAAAGTGCAGGTGCAGACCCCATCCGGCGTGCTTAAACTGACAATCGTCAAGATCCAGTAG
- a CDS encoding AAA family ATPase, producing the protein MGHVIAISNLKGGIGKTTTVVNVGAGLALKGARVLLVDVDAQGNLAMALGLTPRRTLYEVLIDGVPIESCITTVRPNLDLLPSDHTLLGAQPVIAQRADWSRTLEKALRPVVNAYDFICIDSGGSLTLLNVNAFIAARAVIAPTTVEHFSLKSIDLLFQQVARVKGGNGSIKLIVPTMYDPRLKQSTELLDDLRSRYGELVGPAIRVNIKLSEAPRYGQTIYEYDPRSRGAADYAQLVERVCELFPFEPRVAAPQPAPTPQPQPQPPAAEQPQRPVAFAPTSAGQSCPNCGAPIRRATLAGYDVAYCNNCRWTSQRLMREPRR; encoded by the coding sequence ATGGGCCACGTCATTGCAATTTCCAACCTTAAAGGTGGTATCGGGAAGACCACAACCGTGGTCAACGTTGGTGCGGGCCTGGCGCTGAAGGGCGCTCGTGTTCTGCTCGTGGATGTCGACGCCCAGGGCAACTTGGCCATGGCCCTGGGGCTCACGCCACGCCGCACGCTCTACGAGGTGCTGATCGATGGCGTTCCTATCGAGTCGTGCATCACCACGGTTCGGCCCAACCTCGACCTGCTGCCATCCGACCACACCCTGCTGGGCGCGCAGCCGGTGATCGCGCAGCGCGCCGACTGGAGCCGCACGCTTGAGAAGGCGCTGCGCCCCGTGGTGAACGCCTACGACTTTATCTGCATCGACTCGGGCGGCTCGCTGACGCTGCTGAATGTGAACGCCTTCATCGCAGCCCGCGCGGTGATTGCGCCCACCACCGTCGAGCACTTCTCGCTGAAGAGCATCGACCTGCTGTTCCAGCAGGTGGCCCGCGTCAAGGGCGGCAACGGCAGCATCAAGCTGATCGTGCCCACCATGTACGACCCGCGCCTCAAGCAGTCCACCGAGCTGCTCGACGATCTGCGCTCGCGCTACGGCGAGCTGGTTGGCCCGGCCATCCGCGTGAATATCAAGCTCTCCGAGGCACCGCGCTACGGCCAGACGATCTACGAGTACGACCCACGCTCGCGCGGCGCAGCCGACTACGCCCAGCTGGTCGAGCGGGTCTGCGAGCTGTTCCCCTTCGAGCCGCGCGTCGCCGCACCCCAGCCTGCGCCCACGCCGCAGCCGCAGCCGCAGCCCCCAGCTGCCGAGCAGCCCCAGCGCCCGGTGGCCTTCGCGCCCACATCCGCAGGCCAGAGCTGCCCGAACTGCGGCGCGCCCATCCGCCGCGCCACCCTGGCGGGCTACGACGTGGCCTACTGCAATAACTGCCGCTGGACCTCGCAGCGCCTGATGCGCGAGCCGCGCCGCTAG